In Actinomycetota bacterium, a single window of DNA contains:
- the sigH gene encoding RNA polymerase sporulation sigma factor SigH — translation MGFEAKTDLAPVVEGAGDYSEESLRPSAGEDSLKKSNFSAACNKETQMVLSAQAGDEIAIEEIIDKYRLFVKSKARSYFLIGADKEDLIQEGMIGLYKAIRDFSDEKRASFRAFADTCITRQMITAIKTATRQKHIPLNSYVSLNRSLSFSDDPDRTLEDVVLASNSLDPVDMVINCENMTSIQKSFSEVLSEYESDVVRLYIEGRPYQEIADVLNRHVKSVDNALQRVKRKVELYLKNQFVH, via the coding sequence TTGGGATTCGAAGCAAAAACCGATTTGGCTCCGGTTGTAGAGGGCGCAGGTGACTATAGCGAAGAATCATTAAGGCCGTCCGCCGGTGAGGATTCCCTTAAAAAATCAAACTTCTCTGCAGCATGCAACAAAGAGACCCAGATGGTATTATCCGCCCAAGCGGGCGATGAGATCGCTATCGAAGAGATAATCGATAAGTATAGGTTGTTTGTGAAATCCAAGGCCAGATCCTACTTTCTGATCGGAGCCGACAAAGAGGATCTCATCCAAGAGGGCATGATCGGTCTCTACAAGGCGATCAGAGACTTCTCCGATGAGAAGAGAGCCTCGTTTAGGGCCTTTGCTGACACCTGCATCACTCGCCAGATGATAACGGCCATCAAGACGGCCACCCGCCAAAAGCACATCCCCTTAAACTCCTATGTCTCCTTGAATCGCTCGCTATCATTCAGCGATGATCCCGACAGGACATTGGAGGACGTGGTTCTGGCAAGCAACTCTTTGGATCCGGTCGATATGGTTATAAATTGCGAGAACATGACCAGCATCCAGAAGAGCTTCAGCGAGGTCTTGAGCGAATATGAATCCGATGTGGTCAGGCTCTATATCGAGGGACGGCCCTATCAAGAGATAGCCGATGTCTTGAACCGCCACGTCAAATCGGTCGACAATGCCCTTCAGAGGGTGAAGAGGAAAGTCGAGCTCTACTTAAAGAATCAGTTCGTACACTAG
- a CDS encoding NYN domain-containing protein, translated as MNKLMIIDGYNVIHQSDRYSGFDLDLEGSRLKLIEDMISYAAIFGPEVIIVFDGSGGWSDYTQAQFALGVKVLFTKKGQTADSAVEKIAHQAEATKEVTVVTADYEEQRAVFGKGALRKTPGELISEIAGLDVERSAAKDEPQKRLFIEDSLDEQTKDKLRKLR; from the coding sequence GTGAATAAGCTGATGATAATAGATGGCTACAACGTCATCCATCAGTCGGATAGGTATAGTGGATTCGATCTCGACCTGGAGGGCTCCAGGCTTAAGCTGATTGAGGACATGATCTCTTATGCGGCCATCTTTGGCCCGGAGGTCATAATCGTCTTTGATGGCTCGGGAGGCTGGTCTGATTACACTCAGGCCCAGTTCGCTCTGGGCGTCAAGGTCTTATTCACCAAGAAGGGCCAGACGGCCGATTCGGCCGTCGAGAAGATTGCCCACCAAGCGGAAGCGACCAAAGAAGTAACCGTGGTCACGGCCGACTATGAGGAGCAGAGAGCCGTCTTTGGCAAGGGAGCTCTCAGAAAGACGCCGGGCGAGCTAATAAGCGAAATAGCCGGCCTGGATGTGGAGCGCTCGGCCGCAAAGGATGAGCCCCAAAAAAGGCTTTTCATAGAGGACTCTCTTGATGAGCAGACGAAAGATAAACTAAGAAAGCTTCGCTGA
- the rlmB gene encoding 23S rRNA (guanosine(2251)-2'-O)-methyltransferase RlmB, which produces MDIIEGKNPVLELLKGERKAIKILISKGVRRCKTLAAIEELAKKKRIPIEIISKERFAGVARTKAHQGVIAQAESYHYRDLEDFLDKVKEKPDSIVVILDEVTDPQNLGSIIRSAEVFGIDGLIITKNRSAPITSTTYKASAGAVEHLDIIQVGSLGGTVKALKDAGFWVFAVDGRGERTYYEADFSGKVCLILGGEDKGVGRLLFEGSDFSVRIPMRGKTGSLNVAVAAAIVMCEASCKSKGA; this is translated from the coding sequence ATGGATATCATCGAAGGAAAAAATCCCGTTTTAGAGCTGCTTAAAGGCGAGAGAAAGGCCATAAAGATCCTCATCTCAAAAGGGGTCAGGCGCTGCAAGACGCTGGCCGCCATCGAGGAGCTGGCTAAAAAGAAGAGGATTCCCATCGAGATCATCTCCAAAGAGAGGTTTGCAGGGGTGGCCAGAACCAAGGCCCATCAAGGGGTGATCGCCCAAGCCGAGAGTTACCACTATCGTGACTTGGAAGATTTTTTAGACAAGGTGAAGGAGAAGCCCGATTCCATCGTGGTCATTTTGGATGAGGTGACCGATCCTCAAAACCTCGGTTCCATCATTCGAAGCGCCGAAGTCTTCGGTATCGATGGGCTGATAATAACCAAGAACAGATCGGCCCCGATAACCTCCACCACCTACAAAGCTTCAGCCGGGGCGGTCGAACATCTCGATATCATCCAGGTAGGCAGCTTAGGCGGTACGGTTAAGGCTTTAAAAGACGCCGGTTTCTGGGTCTTTGCCGTCGATGGACGGGGAGAAAGAACCTACTACGAGGCCGATTTCTCCGGCAAGGTCTGTCTGATCTTGGGCGGTGAGGATAAGGGGGTCGGCCGTCTTCTCTTTGAGGGTTCCGACTTTTCGGTGCGCATCCCCATGCGCGGTAAGACCGGCTCCTTGAATGTTGCGGTTGCGGCGGCCATAGTCATGTGCGAGGCGAGCTGCAAATCGAAGGGAGCTTAA
- the cysS gene encoding cysteine--tRNA ligase, translating into MSLKVYNTLTRRKEEFIPFEAGKVRMYVCGPTVYNFIHIGNGRCYVAFDIIYRYLKHKGYEVTYVRNLTDVDDKIINRAAEEGVAANEVANKYTAAFHEDMGALGNLTPDIEPKATEHIAEMVDTIAALIEKGFAYEVGGDVFFEVDKFPAYGKLSGCSLDDMRAGERVCVDERKCNPLDFALWKSAKEGEPSWDSPWGKGRPGWHIECSAMSSKYLGASFDIHGGGQDLIFPHHENEIAQTEALSQGRPFAKYWLHNGFVNMGEEKMAKSLGNVVLVRDILKEHDVNAVRLFFAQTHYRSPITYTSDNVKMAAAALEKICNTLENIDHLLALDEPKNTQSSDEFLKIVSPFEAKFTEAMDDDFNTAAALGHLFEFIREVNTLIGGGEVGVEALKGIKGAIEGSLAIFGINLGLNQEAALPGEILELARGVTGSDHLDKELALKSILKARDEARRAKDWARADEIRDRLTALGFTLKDTPSGLLAMYKGE; encoded by the coding sequence GTGAGCCTTAAGGTCTACAACACCTTGACCAGGCGCAAAGAGGAGTTTATCCCGTTTGAGGCGGGCAAGGTCAGGATGTACGTCTGCGGTCCCACCGTCTACAACTTCATCCACATCGGGAACGGCCGCTGCTACGTCGCCTTCGACATCATCTACCGCTACCTTAAACATAAGGGCTATGAGGTTACTTACGTCCGCAACTTGACCGATGTGGATGACAAGATAATAAATAGGGCGGCCGAGGAGGGAGTTGCCGCAAACGAAGTGGCCAATAAGTATACGGCCGCCTTCCATGAGGATATGGGAGCCCTTGGCAATCTAACCCCCGATATCGAGCCCAAGGCGACCGAGCACATAGCCGAGATGGTGGATACCATAGCCGCCCTGATCGAGAAGGGGTTCGCCTATGAGGTGGGTGGCGATGTCTTCTTCGAGGTTGATAAATTTCCCGCCTATGGCAAGCTTTCGGGCTGCAGCTTAGATGATATGAGGGCTGGGGAGCGGGTCTGCGTCGATGAGAGGAAGTGCAACCCCTTAGATTTTGCCCTCTGGAAATCGGCCAAAGAGGGCGAGCCGTCCTGGGATAGCCCTTGGGGCAAGGGGCGGCCCGGCTGGCATATCGAGTGTTCGGCCATGAGTTCGAAGTATCTGGGCGCAAGCTTCGATATCCACGGGGGCGGCCAGGATCTCATCTTTCCCCACCACGAGAACGAGATCGCCCAGACCGAGGCCCTTTCGCAGGGAAGACCCTTTGCCAAATACTGGCTGCATAACGGCTTTGTCAATATGGGCGAGGAGAAGATGGCAAAATCGCTCGGCAACGTCGTCCTGGTCCGAGACATCCTAAAAGAGCACGACGTAAACGCCGTTCGTCTCTTCTTCGCCCAGACTCACTACCGCAGCCCAATCACTTATACAAGCGATAACGTGAAGATGGCGGCGGCTGCTTTGGAAAAGATTTGCAACACGCTAGAGAACATCGATCATCTCTTGGCCTTGGATGAGCCCAAAAATACCCAGAGTAGCGACGAGTTTTTAAAAATCGTAAGTCCCTTTGAGGCCAAGTTCACCGAAGCGATGGATGACGACTTCAATACGGCCGCCGCCCTTGGTCATCTCTTCGAATTCATAAGGGAGGTCAATACCTTAATCGGCGGGGGCGAGGTAGGCGTGGAGGCATTAAAGGGGATCAAGGGTGCGATAGAGGGGTCGCTTGCCATCTTCGGCATCAATTTGGGCTTAAACCAAGAAGCGGCTCTGCCGGGAGAAATCTTGGAATTGGCCAGAGGGGTTACGGGAAGCGATCATTTAGACAAGGAGTTGGCCTTAAAGAGCATACTAAAAGCCAGAGATGAAGCCAGAAGAGCCAAGGATTGGGCAAGGGCCGACGAGATTCGAGATCGCCTCACGGCACTCGGCTTCACCTTAAAGGATACGCCAAGCGGTCTATTGGCCATGTATAAAGGAGAGTAG
- the cysE gene encoding serine O-acetyltransferase has product MFKSIRDDIAAVKERDPAATSTLEILVTYPGLHALIFHRLAHSIHRRGFKVTARIISHLARFLTGIEIHPGATIGKALFIDHGMGTVIGETSEIGDNVTIYQGVTLGGTGKEKGKRHPTIGNNVVIGVGATVLGAIKVGDNSVVGGGAVVINPVPPDSTVVGIPGRVVKKEGKRIAMMDLHHERLPDPIADAMRSLEHRLDRLEHMVDEMGESSEP; this is encoded by the coding sequence ATGTTTAAATCAATAAGGGACGATATAGCGGCCGTAAAGGAGCGCGATCCGGCAGCTACCAGCACCTTGGAGATTCTCGTAACCTACCCTGGGCTCCATGCCCTCATCTTTCACCGCTTAGCCCACTCGATTCACCGGCGAGGATTTAAGGTTACGGCCAGGATCATCTCTCACCTTGCACGCTTTCTGACCGGCATCGAGATACATCCGGGGGCGACCATCGGCAAAGCCCTCTTCATCGATCACGGCATGGGCACGGTCATCGGGGAGACGAGCGAGATTGGAGATAACGTCACCATCTATCAGGGGGTGACCCTTGGAGGAACCGGCAAAGAGAAGGGCAAGCGCCACCCCACCATCGGCAACAACGTAGTCATCGGAGTAGGGGCGACCGTCCTTGGAGCCATCAAGGTGGGAGATAATTCCGTCGTTGGCGGGGGAGCCGTCGTCATTAATCCGGTTCCGCCGGATAGCACAGTGGTCGGCATTCCGGGCCGGGTTGTCAAGAAGGAGGGCAAACGGATTGCCATGATGGATCTGCACCATGAGCGCCTGCCCGATCCCATAGCTGATGCCATGCGATCACTTGAGCATCGCCTAGATAGGCTGGAGCATATGGTGGACGAGATGGGGGAGAGCAGTGAGCCTTAA
- the gltX gene encoding glutamate--tRNA ligase, whose product MANVRVRFAPSPTGHLHIGSARTALFNWLVARRLGGDFILRIEDTDLGRSTLVHERAIISDLKWLGLGWNEGPDMGGKYGPYRQSERLGLYKQAANNLLEKGLAYKCYCSQDELEAERQAAQEKGEMPKYSGRCLRITARKEDRLAAEGRKPTIRFRVPKKKVVVKDMVKGDVEFDSEVFGDFILVRSDGTASFNFAVVYDDAAMKISHVIRGEDHLTNTARHLLLFEALGHQPPFFAHMPITLGADHTKLSKRHGATSINEYAEQGYLASALINYLVLLGWSSPDAREIFTPEELIQLFSIGRISKSAAVFDIDKLNWINGQHIRALSADSFTRIVAERLTKAGYIKEINSIENKISLPKIAEAIQTSVVKLADVVESARMFYEDAPRPSEKAIEELKGDGAKMVICALYSKMSALEARKDIDFELAKELLKATAGELKEKGLKGKEVYHPIRLALTGLDSGPELFYLISIFGREKCLQRLKGALQYV is encoded by the coding sequence TTGGCCAACGTTAGAGTCAGATTTGCCCCCAGTCCGACCGGGCACCTTCACATCGGTTCGGCCAGAACAGCCCTCTTCAACTGGCTGGTGGCAAGGAGGCTGGGCGGCGACTTCATTTTGAGGATCGAGGATACCGATTTGGGTCGCTCGACCCTGGTCCACGAGAGGGCCATAATCAGCGATTTAAAATGGCTGGGGCTGGGTTGGAACGAGGGGCCCGACATGGGAGGCAAATACGGACCCTACCGTCAGAGCGAGCGGCTTGGCCTCTACAAGCAGGCGGCAAACAACCTTCTAGAGAAGGGCCTTGCCTACAAATGCTATTGTAGCCAAGATGAGCTCGAGGCTGAGCGGCAGGCGGCCCAAGAGAAGGGCGAGATGCCCAAGTATAGCGGCCGCTGCTTAAGGATAACCGCCCGCAAGGAGGACCGCTTGGCGGCCGAGGGGCGCAAGCCGACCATAAGGTTTCGGGTGCCAAAAAAGAAGGTAGTCGTCAAGGACATGGTCAAGGGAGACGTGGAGTTCGACAGCGAAGTCTTTGGAGACTTCATATTGGTCAGGTCGGACGGGACGGCAAGCTTCAATTTCGCTGTGGTCTACGATGATGCGGCCATGAAGATAAGCCACGTCATCCGGGGCGAGGATCACTTGACCAACACCGCTCGCCATCTCTTGCTCTTCGAAGCCCTGGGTCATCAGCCGCCCTTCTTCGCCCATATGCCGATCACCTTAGGAGCAGACCACACCAAACTGAGCAAGCGGCACGGGGCAACCTCGATAAACGAATATGCCGAGCAGGGATATCTTGCGAGCGCCCTCATAAATTACCTGGTCCTTCTGGGCTGGTCTTCGCCGGACGCAAGGGAGATATTTACCCCCGAGGAGCTTATCCAACTCTTCTCCATCGGGCGGATTTCAAAGAGCGCGGCCGTCTTCGACATCGATAAGCTGAACTGGATAAACGGCCAACATATTCGGGCCCTAAGCGCCGATTCCTTTACCAGGATCGTCGCAGAGCGCTTGACCAAGGCCGGATATATCAAGGAGATCAACTCCATCGAGAACAAGATCAGCCTGCCCAAGATCGCAGAAGCGATCCAGACGAGCGTCGTAAAGCTCGCCGATGTGGTCGAGAGCGCAAGGATGTTCTATGAAGATGCGCCCAGGCCAAGTGAAAAGGCGATCGAAGAGCTCAAGGGAGATGGGGCCAAGATGGTCATCTGCGCTCTCTACTCCAAGATGTCGGCCCTGGAAGCTCGCAAGGATATAGATTTCGAGCTGGCCAAAGAACTGCTCAAGGCCACGGCTGGTGAGTTGAAGGAGAAGGGGCTCAAGGGCAAAGAGGTCTATCATCCCATCAGGCTGGCTCTGACCGGGCTGGACTCCGGGCCGGAGCTCTTCTATCTGATATCGATATTCGGCCGCGAGAAGTGCCTGCAGAGGCTTAAAGGAGCGTTGCAATATGTTTAA
- the ispF gene encoding 2-C-methyl-D-erythritol 2,4-cyclodiphosphate synthase: MRIGIGFDAHRFAEGRPLILGGVRIDYHLGLLGHSDADVLTHAIMDAILGAMGEGDIGRHFPDTDAGYKGVDSLMLLKEVAVLMAENDYRLVNLDAIVMAEAPKLISYWPAIKDNLSPILRAELERINVKATTTEGMGFIGRGEGMAAQAAVILEMI; this comes from the coding sequence TTGAGGATAGGGATAGGTTTCGATGCTCATCGTTTTGCAGAGGGGCGGCCCCTGATCTTGGGGGGCGTTAGAATCGACTATCACCTGGGGCTGCTTGGTCACTCCGACGCCGATGTGCTTACTCATGCCATCATGGACGCCATCCTGGGGGCGATGGGCGAGGGAGATATCGGCCGCCACTTTCCAGATACCGACGCGGGGTACAAGGGAGTCGATAGCCTAATGTTACTGAAAGAGGTCGCGGTTTTGATGGCAGAGAACGACTACCGTCTGGTCAACCTGGACGCCATAGTCATGGCCGAGGCGCCAAAGCTTATTTCGTATTGGCCGGCCATCAAGGATAACTTGAGTCCCATCCTTAGAGCGGAACTTGAGCGGATAAACGTAAAAGCTACCACGACCGAGGGGATGGGCTTCATTGGCCGCGGCGAGGGAATGGCGGCCCAGGCGGCCGTCATTCTAGAGATGATTTAA
- the ispD gene encoding 2-C-methyl-D-erythritol 4-phosphate cytidylyltransferase, translated as MNVAIIVAAGKGIRMGPGPSKQYLPLLGKPVLAHTLLAFEKARSIDEVVLVVGQGEEGFCKEEIVDNYGFYKVKKIVEGGPSRQDSVMSGIKEVPYQAETIMIHDGARPLISSHDIEMTFVQLKGCDGVVLGAPVTETIKLVKEGVIKDTLDRSEIWAAQTPQLFLAEVIIASYRAAMNDGAVFTDDSALAERLGYRIKMADGSYENIKITTEKDLILAEMILKKREVT; from the coding sequence ATGAACGTTGCGATAATAGTTGCGGCCGGCAAAGGAATCCGGATGGGGCCGGGCCCAAGCAAACAGTATCTGCCGCTTCTTGGAAAACCGGTTCTCGCCCATACCTTGCTCGCTTTCGAGAAAGCGAGATCGATAGACGAGGTGGTACTCGTCGTCGGTCAGGGCGAAGAGGGTTTTTGCAAAGAGGAGATAGTCGACAACTACGGCTTTTACAAGGTAAAAAAGATCGTTGAGGGCGGACCGAGCCGACAGGATTCGGTCATGAGTGGCATCAAAGAGGTCCCTTATCAGGCCGAGACCATCATGATTCACGACGGGGCCCGCCCCCTGATAAGTAGCCATGATATCGAGATGACCTTCGTTCAGCTCAAGGGGTGCGACGGGGTGGTCCTGGGAGCCCCCGTCACCGAGACCATCAAACTGGTCAAAGAGGGCGTCATCAAGGATACTCTCGATAGGAGCGAAATCTGGGCGGCTCAGACCCCGCAGCTCTTTTTGGCCGAGGTCATAATCGCCTCTTATCGGGCGGCCATGAATGACGGGGCCGTCTTCACCGACGATTCGGCCCTGGCCGAGAGGCTCGGCTACCGGATAAAGATGGCCGACGGGTCATATGAGAATATCAAGATAACGACGGAGAAGGACTTGATCCTGGCCGAAATGATACTCAAGAAAAGAGAGGTTACATAA
- a CDS encoding TRAM domain-containing protein encodes MMLISFIKIIFALLGATLGSQLDKVYKLTIPGPPIIAIIIKIIIGAGIGYLIGGLVGRRVAEGLIWMEGAIQKIPLLDILLGVVGLILGLIVATLISLPLWRVSFYGQYLAILVFIIMGYLGIWLATRKSVDIGLLFRSVVPSRAKEQPASMKGKILDTSVVIDGRIVDVCATGFISGELIVPTFVLRELQMIADSEDQLRRNRGRRGLDVLAELRKEPSVKINVLDKDYPKSSDVDMKLVMLAKEKDLPILTGDYNLNKVAALQDVTVLNLNDLANALKPAVLPGENMRIHVLKVGKEQDQGVGYLEDGTMVVVEKGSRLVGHDAQVIVTSVLQTSAGRMIFTRLQDEEGQIKSS; translated from the coding sequence ATGATGCTTATCAGCTTCATCAAGATCATTTTCGCTCTCCTTGGCGCAACGCTTGGAAGCCAGCTTGACAAGGTCTACAAGTTAACGATTCCCGGCCCACCCATTATTGCCATCATTATAAAAATTATAATCGGCGCTGGAATCGGTTATTTGATAGGCGGACTTGTTGGTAGACGCGTCGCCGAGGGATTAATCTGGATGGAAGGGGCCATCCAAAAAATCCCCCTTTTAGACATACTTCTCGGCGTGGTCGGTCTGATTCTGGGCCTGATCGTGGCCACTCTGATCTCGCTTCCCCTCTGGAGGGTCTCTTTCTACGGCCAATATTTGGCCATTTTGGTCTTCATCATCATGGGCTATCTCGGCATCTGGCTTGCCACCAGAAAGAGCGTCGATATCGGCTTGCTCTTTCGCTCGGTGGTTCCTTCAAGGGCCAAAGAGCAGCCGGCGAGCATGAAGGGCAAAATCCTGGATACCAGCGTGGTCATCGATGGGCGCATAGTGGATGTCTGCGCGACCGGCTTCATAAGCGGCGAGCTCATAGTGCCGACCTTCGTCTTAAGGGAGCTTCAGATGATAGCCGACTCCGAAGATCAACTAAGGCGCAACCGCGGCCGCCGGGGTCTAGACGTCTTGGCCGAGCTTCGGAAGGAGCCAAGCGTAAAGATAAATGTCCTCGATAAGGACTATCCCAAAAGCTCCGATGTCGATATGAAGCTAGTCATGCTGGCCAAGGAGAAGGATCTTCCCATACTGACCGGCGACTACAACTTAAACAAGGTCGCCGCCCTTCAAGATGTCACCGTATTGAACTTAAATGATCTGGCCAACGCTCTAAAACCGGCCGTTCTGCCCGGCGAGAATATGCGCATTCACGTTCTTAAAGTCGGCAAGGAGCAGGACCAGGGCGTCGGCTATCTGGAAGACGGCACGATGGTGGTCGTGGAGAAGGGCAGCCGCCTTGTCGGTCACGATGCGCAAGTCATCGTGACCAGCGTCCTTCAGACTTCGGCCGGCCGGATGATATTCACTCGTCTACAAGACGAAGAGGGACAGATAAAATCGTCATGA